One genomic segment of Drosophila melanogaster chromosome 3R includes these proteins:
- the CG6178 gene encoding uncharacterized protein yields the protein MTSKLLPGNIVYGGPVTERQAQDSRSLGQYILDKYKSFGDRTVLVDAVNGVEYSASFMHKSIVRLAYILQKLGVKQNDVVGLSSENSVNFALAMFAGLAVGATVAPLNVTYSDREVDHAINLSKPKIIFASKITIDRVAKVASKNKFVKGIIALSGTSKKFKNIYDLKELMEDEKFKTQPDFTSPAANKDEDVSLIVCSSGTTGLPKGVQLTQMNLLATLDSQIQPTVIPMEEVTLLTVIPWFHAFGCLTLITTACVGARLVYLPKFEEKLFLSAIEKYRVMMAFMVPPLMVFLAKHPIVDKYDLSSLMVLLCGAAPLSRETEDQIKERIGVPFIRQGYGLSESTLSVLVQNDEFCKPGSVGVLKVGIYAKVIDPDTGKLLGANERGELCFKGDGIMKGYIGDTKSTQTAIKDGWLHTGDIGYYDDDFEFFIVDRIKELIKYKGYQVPPAEIEALLLTNDKIKDAAVIGKPDEEAGELPLAFVVKQANVQLTENEVIQFVNDNASPAKRLRGGVIFVDEIPKNPSGKILRRILREMLKKQKSKL from the exons ATGACTTCAAAGCTACTGCCCGGAAACATTGTGTACGGAGGTCCTGTGACTGAACGACAGGCCCAGGATAGCAGATCCTTGGGTCAGTACATCCTCGACAAGTACAAGAGCTTTGGCGACCGGACGGTGCTGGTGGATGCCGTCAATGGAGTGGAGTACTCTGCCAGTTTCATGCACAAGTCCATTGTACGGCTGGCATACATCCTTCAAAAACTGGGAGTCAAACAGAATGACGTCGTTGGTTTGTCTAGCGAAAACAGCGTCAACTTCGCCCTGGCCATGTTCGCTGGTCTAGCAGTTGGGGCTACGGTTGCTCCCCTTAACGTAACATATTCCGATCGTGAGGTGGACCACGCCATTAACTTGTCCAAGCCAAAGATCATATTCGCCTCTAAGATTACCATTGATCGTGTTGCCAAAGTGGCCAGCAAGAATAAGTTCGTCAAGGGCATCATTGCGCTCAGTGGAACTTCCAAGAAATTTAAGAACATCTATGATCTTAAGGAGCTGATGGAGGACGAGAAGTTCAAGACACAGCCTGACTTCACGAGCCCTGCGGCCAATAAGGACGAGGACGTGTCTCTTATTGTGTGCTCTTCTGGAACCACCGGACTTCCTAAAGGAGTGCAGCTGACCCAAATGAACCTGCTGGCCACTCTCGACTCACAAAT CCAACCCACTGTCATTCCAATGGAGGAGGTCACTCTACTCACTGTCATTCCCTGGTTCCACGCCTTCGGCTGTCTGACGCTTATCACCACCGCCTGCGTTGGCGCACGATTGGTATACCTGCCCAAGTTCGAGGAAAAGCTCTTCCTTTCTGCCATTGAAAAGTATCGCGTGATGATGGCCTTCATGGTGCCACCACTGATGGTCTTTTTGGCTAAACACCCCATCGTGGATAAGTACGATTTGTCCTCTTTGATGGTCCTGCTGTGTGGAGCAGCTCCACTCAGTCGCGAAACTGAGGATCAGATCAAGGAGCGTATTGGAGTGCCATTCATCCGACAGGGATACGGCCTCAGCGAATCAACGCTGAGTGTTCTGGTGCAGAACGATGAGTTCTGCAAGCCAGGCAGTGTGGGCGTTCTTAAGGTGGGAATCTATGCCAAGGTGATCGATCCCGACACCGGCAAGCTATTGGGGGCCAACGAGCGCGGCGAGCTTTGTTTTAAAGGCGACGGCATCATGAAGGGCTACATCGGAGATACGAAGTCCACGCAGACCGCCATCAAGGACGGTTGGTTGCATACTGGCGATATTGGCTACTATGATGATGATTTTGAGTTCTTCATCGTGGACCGCATCAAGGAGCTGATCAAATACAAGGGATACCAGGTGCCGCCGGCAGAGATTGAGGCTCTGCTGCTCACCAACGACAAGATTAAGGATGCGGCGGTCATTGGAAAGCCAGACGAGGAGGCTGGCGAGCTGCCGCTGGCATTTGTGGTCAAACAGGCTAATGTTCAACTGACCGAGAACGAAGTCATTCAGTTTGTCAACGACAACGCCTCGCCCGCCAAGCGTCTAAGGGGTGGCGTGATCTTTGTTGACGAAATTCCAAAGAACCCCAGTGGCAAGATTCTGCGTCGCATTCTGCGGGAAATGCTTAAGAAGCAAAAATCCAAGTTGTAA